TCGACGTGATGATGTCGTTTACCTTCTGATACTCGACGTTTCCCCATTGCGCATACACGTTGCCAAAAACTATTACTGCTGCCTGTTTTGCATTCATTCCTGAATCGACGAGTCTTGCAAATGCTATTGTCTCGCGAAGGCTGGGAGAATAATACAGCTCCTCGACTGCGGCTGCCTGCCTCAGTGTGTTTGCAAGCTTTACTCCCTGCATTATCTTGTCGTCATGATTTCCCGCAACGTATCTTCTGACTATCTCGACTTCGGTTGCCTCCGGCGGATAGTCAAGCCTTATTCTGATTGGGAACCTACTGAGAATTTGGGGAGGAAGCTCCTTTGTGCCGATGTGCGTGAGCGGATTGATGGTAGCTACTACAAACCATTTTGGGTGCGCCCTTATTGTCTCGCCAGTTGACTCTTTGAGAACTATCTGCCTTCTGTCGTCAAGTGCCTCGTCAAGTCGTAGCAACACGTCTGCCTCCGCGGCGTTTAGTTCGTCAAGGTACAGCATGCTTCCGTCCTTCATAGATTTTATCAAAACTCCCTCATCAAATCCGATGTTGCCATCAGTCATAGTCTTCGTTCCAATCAGGTGGCTCTCCCTTGTTCTGAGACTAAAGTTGATCGACTCTAGCTTTGCGCCCTTCATTGCCGCAAACTCGCGCACAAGCGACGTCTTGCCGGTTCCCTTTGGGCCGATTATCAGAACGAATAGCCCTGCATCAAATCCCTTGTTTAGTGTGTCGAGCGAACTGTTCCAGTCAAGATACGTGGACGATGTCTGCAACACTGTCTTGGGAGTTTTATTCCTTAAAAATCATCAGTTGTCCCACTTTGCTAGGTGCTCATAGGACTCGTTCATGGTCTTTAGCAGCTTTTTGTTCCATTCTTCAAATCCGTCCGGACTCTTTGGATAGTTTGCGTAATGCTCTGTGAGCCACTTGTTTTGCTGTGTTGTATATCTTAATCCGTCTGCAAGCTTTTTGTTTAGCGCGCCGCGGATTATCATTCCCATCTTTCCTATCATGGAAAAGTCCGGGTGCTCCCCCTTGCTGATTGCCTCTACGTCCATGTTTCCCAAAAAGTGCTTCATTCCGTAATTGATCTGCTCGTTTGTGAGTAATTGCAGCAGCCTTCTGAACACCTCAAGGCCTGCCGTCTTGTACCCGTATTCCTTTACGTAATCTACGTTGTACTGCCACAGCCCCTTCTCCGTGACATCGCCTGCCTCTATTGCATGTGCGATGTTTTTGCCGATTATGGTTCCTGCAATCAGCGCTGGTCCTATTCCTCCTGCATCAAGCGGCTTTGGCATCCACGCAGAGTCTCCTACAAGCATGAATCCTCCTGACACCATGCAGTCATTCTGCCTTCTCACCGACACTTGGAAGTTTCCAGTCGCATTGTTCGCATCCGATGGGTCAGTTGAGAGTCTTGCGTTTTTGATTGCCTTGTTCCTTGCTACATATTGATTAATCAGACTTGTGACGTCGTCGTGTTTTCCGAGTCTCTTGTTTCTCTTGTCGAGTAGAGTCTTTTCCACACCAAGGCCGATGTTGACCTTGTTCTGCCCCTTTGGGAAGACCCATCCGTACCCACCAGGAGCTATGTCTTGGTCTAGGTGAATCAAGCAGTAATCCGGGTCGAACTCTGAGAGATCTTCCTCTCCCTTGTCAAAGTACATTATGTGCCTGCCAGTTGACTCGAGGTCTGTCCTGTTGATCTTTTTCTCCATCTTTGTGGTGTTCTTGACTCCGTTTCTTAGCATGGATGCGACACCTGTTGCGTCCACTACTATCCTGGCAGTCTTTTTGTATGGCTCGTTTGTCTTTCTGTTGGTCCCCTCTACTCCTATTACCTGGCTTCCGTCGTAAATCAAACCGTTCAGATTGACCTCGAACTCTACGTTGATTCCACGCTTTAGTGCCTCCTTGTACTGCGTCTGCGGGAGAACCTGCCTGTTTAGCAAAAATCCGTCGCCGTCAAACGGGATGGACGTCTCCCTGTCTGGCGAGAGTGCCATGACTCCCTTCACCTTGTGCTCAAGCTCGGGCTTACCCCACACGACCTTGATTCGTTCAGTCATGTAGTTGACTGCCTCGCCCGATACTGCGTCTCCGCAGACCCAGCCGTTGACGGACTTGCGTCCAAGCAATAGTGGTGGGTTCCTATCAATTACCAAAATGGACATGTTTTGTTTTGAGTAATGTGCGGCAGAGTGGGCAGCTATCATTCCTGCTAGCCCTCCGCCGGCAACTATCAAATCGTAATCTGCTTTCACTACCAGCCAGCTGAATGAACATTATTTAAAATAATCTTACGACTCGATTTTTTGGGGTCAGATCGTCGCGGCGTCTTCACAGATGCGTAACTCAGACTGGAGCGGCTTCCTCTTCATTCCCATCTTTTTATGACTCTGAATTGTATTAAACTGTGCCCTGCATGATGGCAGAGTATGTCCTGATGAGATCCTTTTGCGTGTATATTGGAGTGTAGATTTTCAGCTTTACTGGATCCTGGTCCGCAAGGTACACTCTTTTCTGTACCAGCCCCTGCTTTGAGATCCTCAGGAACAGGGCAGATTGGTCGCACCTGTTTTC
This genomic stretch from Candidatus Nitrosotenuis cloacae harbors:
- a CDS encoding AAA family ATPase, whose amino-acid sequence is MQTSSTYLDWNSSLDTLNKGFDAGLFVLIIGPKGTGKTSLVREFAAMKGAKLESINFSLRTRESHLIGTKTMTDGNIGFDEGVLIKSMKDGSMLYLDELNAAEADVLLRLDEALDDRRQIVLKESTGETIRAHPKWFVVATINPLTHIGTKELPPQILSRFPIRIRLDYPPEATEVEIVRRYVAGNHDDKIMQGVKLANTLRQAAAVEELYYSPSLRETIAFARLVDSGMNAKQAAVIVFGNVYAQWGNVEYQKVNDIITSMFGN
- a CDS encoding NAD(P)/FAD-dependent oxidoreductase, with the translated sequence MKADYDLIVAGGGLAGMIAAHSAAHYSKQNMSILVIDRNPPLLLGRKSVNGWVCGDAVSGEAVNYMTERIKVVWGKPELEHKVKGVMALSPDRETSIPFDGDGFLLNRQVLPQTQYKEALKRGINVEFEVNLNGLIYDGSQVIGVEGTNRKTNEPYKKTARIVVDATGVASMLRNGVKNTTKMEKKINRTDLESTGRHIMYFDKGEEDLSEFDPDYCLIHLDQDIAPGGYGWVFPKGQNKVNIGLGVEKTLLDKRNKRLGKHDDVTSLINQYVARNKAIKNARLSTDPSDANNATGNFQVSVRRQNDCMVSGGFMLVGDSAWMPKPLDAGGIGPALIAGTIIGKNIAHAIEAGDVTEKGLWQYNVDYVKEYGYKTAGLEVFRRLLQLLTNEQINYGMKHFLGNMDVEAISKGEHPDFSMIGKMGMIIRGALNKKLADGLRYTTQQNKWLTEHYANYPKSPDGFEEWNKKLLKTMNESYEHLAKWDN